Proteins from one Pyrobaculum neutrophilum V24Sta genomic window:
- a CDS encoding ABC transporter substrate-binding protein, whose protein sequence is MNTRVVIGVLLAVILAVFALYLAKPPTGGGVSNATAPPRAAGPSPVSVVDSAGRVVVFDKPPERVVALTHAEFLYVLGVWNRVVGIGKSVADVVSLPASLRNRTVVGDTYSGINWEAVAALKPDLVVMGYWGGVFAAGEQQVLEKSRELGYKVLAFGYVAPGVNSSWPYENIRIVRVLGKVFNVRDRAEELASWLEERYREALDIAMRIPPEKRLNVLVISAYSLATSGDIYVSGRGSASGELVELVGAHNVAFDYNLSQTPKLDLEKLIALFGNKTDVVIVRDWHGGRYVDRAIKRILGDPRWRVIKAVREGRVYGVNFSYYDFSYPYEYSPRFISAIYALGHLIYPQYYPDWKPLHVELLRRFYNMSCHVEGGLRCNVAQLYPVTVMDSMGREVTFESPPRRVIVLYSGWAEALYVLGVVDRVVGISPSVARASFLPKEVRGAPAVGETFSGINWEAVAALRPDLIIMGRWKGGFEPGERQVLEKSRELGYKVLAFGITDVNKTGTKMPYENIRIIRALGRVFNVTEKAEALADFLEREYKKALEIARGIPPEKRRNVLVIYPTGVLERGPISVSYRGSAYAETVELVGGHNVAFDYNFTVQYPKFDLEKLIALFGNKTDVLIVAWSDYNRTAQAVKAILSDPRWRAIKAVREGRVYGVVLSAYSLNFPEIYGPRFVSAIYAFGRAIYPEYYPDWRPIHAELLRRFYNVSCTYVGEGLICG, encoded by the coding sequence ATGAATACAAGAGTTGTAATAGGGGTTCTCCTGGCGGTAATCCTAGCTGTTTTCGCCCTCTATCTGGCAAAACCCCCCACGGGGGGCGGCGTCTCCAACGCCACGGCTCCGCCTAGAGCCGCCGGGCCCTCCCCCGTCTCTGTGGTGGATTCTGCGGGGCGCGTGGTAGTTTTTGACAAACCTCCCGAGAGGGTGGTGGCGTTGACCCACGCCGAGTTTCTCTACGTGTTGGGGGTGTGGAATAGGGTTGTGGGGATTGGGAAATCCGTCGCCGACGTGGTCTCTCTGCCGGCTTCGCTTAGGAACAGAACCGTCGTGGGAGATACCTACTCCGGGATAAACTGGGAGGCGGTCGCCGCCTTGAAGCCGGATTTGGTGGTGATGGGCTACTGGGGCGGGGTTTTCGCCGCCGGTGAACAACAGGTCTTAGAGAAGTCCCGGGAGCTGGGATACAAAGTCCTCGCCTTTGGATATGTGGCGCCCGGCGTAAACAGCTCCTGGCCGTATGAAAACATCAGGATAGTCAGAGTGCTCGGCAAGGTCTTCAACGTACGGGATAGAGCCGAGGAGCTGGCCAGCTGGCTTGAGGAGAGGTATAGAGAGGCTCTAGATATCGCGATGAGGATCCCGCCGGAGAAGAGGTTAAACGTGCTCGTGATCTCGGCCTACTCCCTCGCCACAAGCGGCGATATCTACGTGTCGGGGAGAGGTAGCGCCTCCGGCGAGCTCGTGGAGCTTGTAGGCGCACACAACGTCGCTTTTGATTACAACCTGAGCCAGACCCCCAAGCTGGATCTGGAGAAGCTCATCGCCCTATTTGGAAACAAGACAGATGTCGTAATAGTGAGGGATTGGCACGGGGGGAGATACGTCGATAGGGCGATCAAGAGGATCTTGGGCGATCCGAGGTGGAGGGTGATAAAGGCCGTGAGAGAGGGGAGGGTCTACGGGGTGAACTTTTCATACTACGACTTCAGCTACCCCTACGAATACTCGCCTAGGTTTATCTCCGCCATCTACGCGCTAGGCCATTTGATCTACCCACAGTACTACCCGGACTGGAAACCTCTACATGTAGAGTTGCTCAGGAGGTTCTACAACATGTCTTGTCACGTAGAGGGCGGGCTTAGGTGTAACGTGGCTCAACTCTACCCTGTTACAGTTATGGATTCCATGGGGAGGGAGGTGACTTTCGAGTCGCCGCCTAGGAGAGTTATCGTGTTATACAGCGGTTGGGCCGAGGCGCTTTATGTATTGGGGGTCGTAGATAGGGTCGTGGGGATCAGCCCCTCTGTGGCCAGGGCGTCGTTTTTACCTAAGGAGGTCAGGGGCGCTCCGGCAGTGGGCGAAACCTTCTCGGGTATAAACTGGGAGGCAGTGGCTGCTCTACGGCCCGACTTAATTATCATGGGCCGCTGGAAAGGCGGCTTTGAGCCCGGCGAGAGACAGGTGTTGGAGAAGTCGCGGGAGCTTGGGTATAAGGTCTTGGCGTTCGGCATCACCGATGTCAATAAGACGGGGACGAAGATGCCTTATGAAAACATCAGGATCATCAGAGCGCTCGGCCGTGTGTTTAACGTCACCGAGAAGGCGGAGGCTCTTGCGGACTTTCTAGAGAGGGAGTACAAAAAAGCTCTTGAAATCGCGAGGGGGATCCCGCCGGAGAAGCGGAGAAATGTCCTCGTGATTTACCCCACAGGCGTGTTGGAGAGGGGGCCTATCTCCGTGTCCTACAGGGGGTCTGCCTACGCGGAGACCGTGGAGCTGGTGGGAGGGCACAACGTGGCTTTTGACTACAACTTCACGGTGCAGTACCCCAAGTTTGACCTGGAGAAGCTCATCGCCCTATTTGGAAACAAAACCGACGTCTTGATCGTGGCGTGGTCTGACTACAACAGAACTGCGCAAGCGGTGAAAGCTATCCTGAGCGATCCGAGGTGGAGGGCGATAAAGGCCGTGAGAGAGGGGAGGGTCTACGGGGTTGTCCTATCTGCATATAGCTTAAACTTCCCCGAGATCTACGGCCCTAGGTTCGTAAGCGCCATATACGCCTTTGGCCGCGCCATATATCCAGAGTATTATCCAGATTGGAGACCTATACATGCGGAGCTGTTGAGGAGGTTCTATAACGTGTCGTGTACATACGTGGGCGAGGGGTTGATATGTGGGTGA